In Besnoitia besnoiti strain Bb-Ger1 chromosome IX, whole genome shotgun sequence, a single genomic region encodes these proteins:
- a CDS encoding hypothetical protein (encoded by transcript BESB_012030), translated as MPPPWALRLFVIWCAAARLWCTSQHMPLSTLCIEGGLAAPGHTFGATSDPLDSTKAASSLPLASTPVRGDAVFRGKAPSRGEREESTRELWRRAFGPRSTPATRRRLLYTLPPPPDPTRVDPKILEAARNPPPLADQLAQELPFSFYLPDKDGYFLVFIQAGKMNIERLQAISPEQIVAFIKFVGCLFFGTIEGRPEARVRIVFDCDGVDTLQLLRKGGLSTMRATLQGVSNLALLLGDRTADFVIVNVSMALSTLIELAKQTAHPRVRVTALGGPSEYVPWLTDLVGAESLPASYGGTATTPIGETPVAVVVRRKISDILRARAVKRANKAEARKRRS; from the exons ATGCCTCCCCCATGGGCCTTGCGTCTTTTTGTCATCTggtgcgctgccgcgcgcctctggtgTACTAGTCAGCACATGCCTCTGAGCACACTGTGCATAGAGGGAGGCTTGGCGGCGCCGGGTCATACCTTCGGGGCGACGAGCGACCCCTTGGACtcgacgaaggcagcgagtTCGTTGCCATTAGCCTCCACGCCGGTGCGCGGCGATGCCGTTTTTCGCGGAAAAGCGCCGTCGCGTGGAGAACGAGAAGAGTCGACACGTGAACTATGGCGCAGGGCCTTCGGACCTCGTAGCACCCCTGCTACCAGAAGAAGGCTCTTATACACcctgcctccccccccagATCCGACCAGAGTTGATCCAAAGAtcctggaggcggcgcgcaacCCTCCGCCACTTGCGGACCAGCTTGCACAGGAATTGCCCTTCTCTTTCTACCTCCCTGACAAAGATGGATACTTTCTCGTTTTCATTCAG GCTGGGAAGATGAATATCGAGCGCTTGCAGGCTATTTCGCCAGAACAGATCGTGGCGTTCATAAAATTTGTGGGCTGCCTGTTCTTCGGAACCATTGAAGGCCGcccggaggcgcgcgtgagGATCGTTTTTGACTGCGACGGCGTAGACACCCTGCAACTGCTGAGGAAGGGAGGCCTGAGCACCATGCGGGCGACACTGCAGGGCGTGAGCAACCTGGCGTTGCTTCTTGGGGACCGAACAGCGGACTTTGTTATCGTCAACGTTTCCATGGCGCTCAGCACTCTCATCGAATTGGCGAAACAGACCGCGCACCCACGTGTGCGGGTCACAGCGCTTGGCGGCCCCTCAGAATATGTCCCCTGGCTGACTGACCTCGTAGGAGCAGAGAGCTTGCCCGCGTCATACGGAGGCACAGCCACGACGCCTATCGGCGAGACTCCAGTGGCCGTCGTCGTCAGAAGGAAGATTAGCGATattcttcgcgcgcgagccgtgAAACGCGCTAacaaggcagaggcgcgaaagCGGCGTTCGTGA